A segment of the Desulfuromonas acetoxidans DSM 684 genome:
AAGGCTTTCGCCAAGCAGGTTACTCATGGTTGCTATCCTGCGGTTGCGGCGTGATACGCCCGGTTTTCAGCAGGGTGATCTTGAACGCCGTGCCTTTTTCTTCCATGTCGCCAATCAACACATCCACGCGCCGCTCAAACAGATGATGCAGCAGCATGATGGGGATGGCCACGGCCAGACCGACTTGGGTGGTGATCAATGCCTCGGAGATGCCACCGGACATCATCTTTGGATCGCCGGTGCCGAACACGGTGATCACCTGGAAGGTGCTGATCATACCGGTAACAGTCCCGAGCAAGCCGAGCAGTGGGGCAATGGCAGCAAACATGGCCATGGTGGGCAGAAACTTCTCAAAGCGCGGCATCTGTTTCATCAAGGCTTCTTCAAGGGCGTTGTCGAGAACCTCCTGCGTCTGGCCGATCTGCTTCAGGCAACTGGCGAGGATCTGGCAGGTGGGGGCGTTTTTCTTCTCCCGGCAGAACATCTCACCCTCTTTGATCTGATCCAACTCCACATAACGGGTGACCTGGTGAAGGATGGTGTCGGAGTTGGCGCGAATGCGCAGGAAGAACGCCAGACGCTCAGCGGCCAGCAGCAGAGCGATGACGCCGATAGCCAGAATCGGCCACACCAGAAAACCGCCTGATTCAAGCCATTCGCCGAAACTTTTGCTCTGGGTCATCTGCAGAAATACCGCGCCACCGGAGATGTCCAACGGCAGGTGGCTGTGCTCGCCACTGAAAAAGCGATCAATGGCATTCAGTGCTGGACCGGGAATCTCACCGGCGACCGCTACCAGTTCACGTCCGTCACTGTTGGCTTGCAGGTAACCGGCGTTGTCGCGGTCTCGGTAAACGGCACCCAGCGCACCGATACGGGCGATCTCGCCACGAACAACATTGCCGTCTTCGGCAAAAAATTCACCATTGCCCAGAGTGACCTGGCTGCCGGCTGTGGCATAGGCGCGACACAGGGCTGTGAGGGCGCGAATCTCATCCATGCCGGGGAAGTTTTTCTTCTCGAGGATGGTATCAATGGTCTGACGTTGTTGGACAAACTCGGCACCCAGCGGACTGTGCTCAAAAAGGTCATTGACCCGTTTGGCGGCCCCGAGAACCGTGCCCTGAATCCCTTCAATCTCTTCCTGCTCGGCAGCCAGTTCCTGATTGAGCTTCTGCTCGACCTTGCTCAGTTTAGCCAGATCTTGCTGGGCGACGCTGAGCTGTTGTTTCTGTTGTTTTACCTTGCTGCGCAGTTGGCTGAGGGCCTTTTTTAGATCGGCTTCGTCCTGATGTATCAGCTGTTCGATCATGGCCGCGCGGGACAGCCCCTGCTGGTTCATGGTGGTCAGAGAATCGCTGATCTCCTGCCAGGAGGCGGCAAAAGAGCTGTGAGCAACCAGCAGCAGAGCTGCAATGACTAAAGTTTTCAATGTTTTCATTACACGCCCTCCGTGCTACGAACCGCTTCGGGCAGCGGCAGATCAATCAGTTCTGCGGCACGTTTCTGTTCAATGATGTCGATGGTGACGCGCACGGTGTCGCGATACTCTTCCGGCAATGGTTTCCACACCCGCTCCTGCACATCCCACTGGCCGACTTTGTCGCCGTTGGGACTGAGGTAAAACAGGCCGACACGCCCCAGACGCAGCACCTGGACCATGGTGTCGCCGCTGGCCAGAGACAGGGTTTGTTCGGTGACTTCAACACTGTTGCCGTAGTCGGCTTCCACCTGCAACGCTTCGAGGACTCGGCGCAGTTTTTCACTCAGCGCCAGATCAGGGTCGGTAAGGGACTGGTCGAGAAATGCCAGACGTTCGCTGCGTTCCTGGTCAAGAAACGGCAGGTCCTTGGCGACATCGTTGTGCAGTTGTTCCACACTGCTGTCGAGAAATGGTTCCAGTTCTTTGCGCAGCAGGGTCATCTGTTCTTTTTGCCGTTTAAGGTCGGCAATGGTGGTCTGCTTGTGATCAACGTATTGGCGATATTTCTTGGTTTGAAAGCGGTTCCATTCCAGTTGGGTCTTCTGGTCAAGCAGGTCGTTGACCAGGGCCTGACGTTGTTCGGACCACTGTTCCACCTTGTCCTGAGTGGCGACTTCCTGTTTGAGGGTGGCGGTGCTTTGTTGTTGGATCTGTGCCGGGTCGGCAGCTAGAGCCTGCAGGGGCAGGGTGCTGATGGCCAGGGTCAGGCACAGGGTTTTCCATGCTGTGTTCATCATCGGTACTCCATCGTGTGTGACTGCATCAGGACCGTTTGCATCCTGAGAAAAATGAGCGGTTGTTTTTAGATTGCAGCGTTACTCTCCTGTTCGGCCTGGGCGAGGAGATCAAGGACATCCAGGGCGTTGCGGGCCTGAGACCGGAAACGTCGGTCGCCAAGGGCCTGCTTAAAATGGGTGCGGGCCGTTTCCCATTGGCCCAGATGCCAGGCGGCATAGCCTTGCAGCAGGTGTTGCCGCGGGCGGGCTGTCGTCGGTGACAGCGCCAGAAGTTGTTGATAGCTGCCCCGGTCGTAGAGCAGTTGCGCCTTGAGGCTGTGCAGCTCGCTGTTTTTCGGCGAGCGGTGCAGTGCCGCATCCACTTCAGCCAGGGCCTCATCGTAGGCATAGCCCTGATGATAAAGGCGGGCAATCTTCAGGCTGTTTTCCGGGGTTGGGGTGTCTTGGTAGGCGCGTTTGAGCAAGTCGGCAGCGCGCAGCGGTGCTCTCAGGTAGCCGTAAAGCCCGGCCAGTTGCGTCAGATCGTCGCGGTTGTCGCCGTGCAGACGCAGGGTGACTTCGAGGGCGGATGCCGCCTGTTTATACTTTTCCTGCTGCAGGGCGATCTGGGCTTTGAGGCGCCAGTAGGGTTCGTGCTCGGGCTGTTGCTGCAGCAGGCGGTCGAGAAGCTGTTGGCCTTGCTGCCACTCTTTGAGCTCAATGTGGCAGGAGAGCAGCAATTCGTACCAGTTGGCTTTAATTGTTGCCCCACTGTTGATCAGGCTGGTCAGGCTTTGTTTGGCCTGGCGGTAATGTTCCCCCTGAATAAAGGCGACGGCAGACTGATAAAGCAGTTGGGGGTCTTTGGCCTGCTGTAATTGGTAGCTGTGGGAAAATTGACGTCCGGCCTGATCGTAATGGCCGTCGAGGTAATAGCAGGTGGCCAGATTGATCGACAGTTGGGCATCGTCCGGTTGCAGTTTCAGAGCCGTGGCAAAGGCCTCGGCGGCTTTTGGGTAGTCATTTAGCTGGTGGTAGCAGGCGCCGAGCAGCGAGTAAAACGGGTACGGGATGTCGTCGGGATACTCGGTCGTGTAACTGTGGATCATGGTGACGCATTGCTGTGCATCGCCGACTTGCAGGGCTTTTTGCGCCTGATACAGATGTTTATTCTGACGGAAGGTCAGCTTGGCGTCGGCCGAGGTCGCCAGACCGCATACGAGCATCAGGAGCAGCACAGCTCCGGCGAGCCAGCGGTGGATTGTGTCTTGTGTGGGGGAAAAGAGAGTCACGTGTCTACCTGTCATTGTAAAACAACCCGACCCCTGGCTGGCAGGGGTCGGGACAGTATTGAATCAACCGTACGTCGCTGATGCGACAGGCGGCTAGAAGTTGAACTTGAGGCCGAAGCGTGCCGACCAGCCGTACTCTTCGTACTGGCTGTTGCGGCCCGACTGATCGTAGTAGGCATCAAGCGGTTCGTCGGTCAGGTTGATGAAGTTGGCATACAGGGTGTACTTGTCCATGAAGGTATAGGCTGTGGACAGATCGACCTGGAAGTGATCGTCGATGTAGCGGTCCTCAAATTTCTCTTCACCCAAATCGTCCAAGTATTCGCTGCGGTAGGTTCCGCTGAGGCGTACAAAGAAGCCGTATTTCTCGTAGGACAACGCTACGCTGCCGACGGTGTCGGAGTGACGCATCATGTCGACGGTGCGCCCTTCGCCGCCCTCTTCCGAGGGCAAGACGTCTACTTCGCTGTCGGACAGAGTCAGATTCCCCTCGATGGAGAAGCCATCGAGCGCACCGGGCAGGAAGCTGAGTTTTTGCTGGTAGGCCAACTCAATGCCGTAGACTTCCCCTTCGTCGCCGTTGCGGAAGGTGGTCAGCTCGTAATCACCCATGTCCGCAGTTTGCTCGTAGATGAAGTTGTCGATGTCTTTGTAGAACACGCCGATGGACGCCATGCCGAGAGAATCAGGCATGTAGTAAGTCAGAGTGGCATCCCAGTTCATCGCTTCGTAGGGATCGAGATCGGGGTTGCCAATCTCGATGTTGCCGTCGTCATCGGTGAATTTGCCGTAGTACATCTGGTCCCACTGCGGACGGGAGATGGTGTTGGTCCAGGCCAGATACAGGATCAGGTCGTCGCTGAAACGCACCTTGCTGTGCAGGCTGGGCAGGATGTTGGTGTAGTCGTTGGTTTTCTTCTGTGCGCTGTAGGTTTCGGTGTCTTCATCAAACGCGTTGCCCCGGCATTCCAGGTCGGTGTACTCAACGCGCACACCGGGCAGCAGGGTGAAACGGCCGAAATCGGCTTCGCCCATGATGTAACCGGCGTAGACATTCTCGTCGGTTTCGTAGTCTTCGGCAACGGAGTCCTCAAGAGCGTACTCGATGGTGCCGAAATCATCTTTCAAGCTGTCAAACAGGTCGTCAACGTCATCATCGATGAGCGGAAGATCGGTGTTTTCGTGACGGCCACCGGTGGTCAGCCCTTCAAGGGTAGCCAGAGCTGCCGGGGCATCTTCGTAAACCGTCATCTCCAGGTCATTGGTTTTATTGCGCAGGGTGACGTGAATACCGGTTTTCAGATACGACTGAAACGAGGTGTTGAGCTCTTTCTTGACGTTGGCCGCAAAGATCCACGCTTCTTCTTCGACCAGTTGTTCGCTGTCCTCAATGGCGTCGAGCTCGTAGATGCTCAGGTCGTTCATGTCGCCGCTGTTTACAGTGATGTTGGGTGTGTCCCCATCGGCGTCGCTGTAAGTGTAGTTGAGGTCGCTGGTCTCGTAGAGGTACTGTTTGTCGAACGGTGTGTCCTGCTCGGCATAAGAGTACGCGGCTTTGTAGTCGATGGTCCAGGTGTCGACCTCGTTTTCACCGCCGACGGAGAGCGCCCAGTTCATTTGGGTTTCTTCGCGGTTTTTCAGTTGCAGCTCGGTGGTCGGATACAGTTCCGTCGCGTCGTCTTCGTAATCTTCACCCACGATCAGGCCGGTGGACGAGGTGTCCGGCAGCATCATCATATCCTTGATAATGCTACGGCGACGGTATTCGTGGTCGGTAAACTCGCTGTACAGGCCGCGCAAAAAGTAGCTGTTGTTGTCGTTGGGCTTGTATTCAAGGTTGGTGGTAAAACCGAGGCGCTCACGTGTAAGATCGTATTCACGATACTGCAGTTCTTCGGTGACCCACTCGTTATCATCGTTCAATTCCCAGGGGTCGGCTTCGACGTCGTCGGAACCGAACTCACGCTTGTCGTAGCTGACGGAGAACAGAGCGCCAAACTGGTCGTTGGCACCGAACACGTCGCCAAAGGTCAGTTCGCCGGTTTCGGTCAGCTCGTCACTGATGTCGCTGTAGTTGCCGCCGACGGAGCCGCGAATGGTGCGCTCGTTACGGTCATAAGCGCTGGGCGAAACAATTTCAATGTGGCCACCGATGCTGTCCGCCGGCATGTCGGCGGTTAGCGCTTTGGTGACGATCAGCGAGCCGGCAACGTTGGTTGGGATGACGTCGAGCAGAACCGCACGGGTGCCGTCTTCAGCCGAAGCCAGGGTGATGCCGTCGATGGAGGCGCTGTTCAGGTGCGGATCGATACCGCGGACAATGACAAAGCGGCCTTCGCCCATATCGCGTTCAATGGAAACGCCGGGGATGCGGTTCAACGCTTCGGCAGCATTCTGGTCTGGGAAGCGGCCGATGGCGTCCGAGGCGACAATGTTTTGCAGGTTGGGGGCGTTTTTCTGCTGGTTAAGAGCACGCGCCTGACCAACGGCCTGACCGCTGACCACCATCTCATCCATCTGCATCCCTTCACTACCGAAATCGACGTCAAGGCTGCTGGTGCTGCCTTCTGCAACCGTCACCTGGCGGGTGACATTGCTGTAGCCCAGATAGCTGAAGGTCAGAGAGTGCTCGCCGGTTGCCAGGTTGATGCTGTAGTTGCCGGCGCGGTCAGTTACGGTTTTGGTCTGGCCATTGTCCGCGCTGACGAGCACGCCCATCAAATTGATATCGTTCACAGAATCCTGTACCTGGCCGGCCACGCGTCCATTGGCCGCCAGGACGGTCTGAGCCATTGTGGTCAGTAGTAAGAGCGTCATCACCAGAAAAGTGATAACGCGGGTCTGTCGTGGCATCATGTGGTTCTCCTTGTTGTGGATTGCAATGAGGGTTGTGTTTCTCAGCGTGTTTCACCAGCTCTTCGTTGAACTCAGTGGCAGAGAACAATGGTTAACAAACGCAAGGCGGTATCATTAGCCTGAAATATTAACTGCGTGTCACTGGCGTGTTTCTTTTCTGTTAGGCCGTTTTTTACGGCAATAGGCGTTAATGTGTTTTCAGACTACACAATGAAGTACTTATTTGTGTTTGTTGGGCTGGTTGGTTTCTGTTTATAAAATGTGCATAAGGGCGTTTTTTCAGCGTTTATGGGTTTGGCATTGATTTTGTAGATAAAGAAAAGTGATGTTTTTGCATATGTGATTAAATTTTAAACACCTCTGGAAGGAAAAACCATGACCCCGACCTTTGACGAAAAAATTGAGCCCATCTATCAGGAAGTGTTGTCGCGCAATCCCGGTGAGACTGAATTCCACCAGGCCGTGCGTGAAGTTCTCGAATCATTTGGCCCGGTAATGGTCAAACATCCCGAGTTTCGCGATCAGCGCATCATCGAGCGAATCTGTGAACCGGAACGGCAGATTATCTTCCGTGTGCCCTGGCAGGATGACAACGGACAGATTCACATCAATCGTGGTTTCCGTGTTGAGTTCAACAGTGCCTTGGGGCCGTATAAAGGCGGTCTGCGTTTTCACCCTTCGGTGTATCTCGGTATTATTAAATTTCTTGGTTTTGAACAGATCTTCAAGAACGCCTTGACCGGTCTGCCTATTGGCGGTGGTAAGGGTGGCTCCGATTTTGATCCCAAGGGCAAATCTGACGCTGAGATCATGCGTTTCTGCCAGAGTTTCATGACGGAACTGGCTCGCCACATTGGTGAGCATACCGATGTTCCGGCGGGTGATATTGGTGTTGGCGGTCGGGAGATCGGTTACCTGTTTGGTCAGTATAAACGGATCACCAACCGCTGGGAGGCGGGTGTGTTGACCGGTAAGGGACTCGACTGGGGCGGTTCGTTGGTGCGTACCGAGGCTACCGGATATGGCGCGGCATTCTTTGTTGAAGAGATGCTCAAGGTGCGTGGTGATTCGCTGGAAGGCAAAACCTGTGTCGTCTCCGGTAGCGGCAACGTGGCGATCTACACCATCGAAAAGATTCATCAACTTGGTGGCAAAGTTGTGGCCTGTTCCGATTCCGGCGGTTACATCTATGATGAAGCCGGTCTCGATCTGGAGATTATCCAGCAGCTCAAAGAGATCGAGCGGCGTCGTATCAAGGATTACCTCAATTATCGCAAAGACGCCAAG
Coding sequences within it:
- a CDS encoding MotA/TolQ/ExbB proton channel family protein, whose amino-acid sequence is MKTLKTLVIAALLLVAHSSFAASWQEISDSLTTMNQQGLSRAAMIEQLIHQDEADLKKALSQLRSKVKQQKQQLSVAQQDLAKLSKVEQKLNQELAAEQEEIEGIQGTVLGAAKRVNDLFEHSPLGAEFVQQRQTIDTILEKKNFPGMDEIRALTALCRAYATAGSQVTLGNGEFFAEDGNVVRGEIARIGALGAVYRDRDNAGYLQANSDGRELVAVAGEIPGPALNAIDRFFSGEHSHLPLDISGGAVFLQMTQSKSFGEWLESGGFLVWPILAIGVIALLLAAERLAFFLRIRANSDTILHQVTRYVELDQIKEGEMFCREKKNAPTCQILASCLKQIGQTQEVLDNALEEALMKQMPRFEKFLPTMAMFAAIAPLLGLLGTVTGMISTFQVITVFGTGDPKMMSGGISEALITTQVGLAVAIPIMLLHHLFERRVDVLIGDMEEKGTAFKITLLKTGRITPQPQDSNHE
- a CDS encoding DUF3450 domain-containing protein, with amino-acid sequence MMNTAWKTLCLTLAISTLPLQALAADPAQIQQQSTATLKQEVATQDKVEQWSEQRQALVNDLLDQKTQLEWNRFQTKKYRQYVDHKQTTIADLKRQKEQMTLLRKELEPFLDSSVEQLHNDVAKDLPFLDQERSERLAFLDQSLTDPDLALSEKLRRVLEALQVEADYGNSVEVTEQTLSLASGDTMVQVLRLGRVGLFYLSPNGDKVGQWDVQERVWKPLPEEYRDTVRVTIDIIEQKRAAELIDLPLPEAVRSTEGV
- a CDS encoding tetratricopeptide repeat protein → MTLFSPTQDTIHRWLAGAVLLLMLVCGLATSADAKLTFRQNKHLYQAQKALQVGDAQQCVTMIHSYTTEYPDDIPYPFYSLLGACYHQLNDYPKAAEAFATALKLQPDDAQLSINLATCYYLDGHYDQAGRQFSHSYQLQQAKDPQLLYQSAVAFIQGEHYRQAKQSLTSLINSGATIKANWYELLLSCHIELKEWQQGQQLLDRLLQQQPEHEPYWRLKAQIALQQEKYKQAASALEVTLRLHGDNRDDLTQLAGLYGYLRAPLRAADLLKRAYQDTPTPENSLKIARLYHQGYAYDEALAEVDAALHRSPKNSELHSLKAQLLYDRGSYQQLLALSPTTARPRQHLLQGYAAWHLGQWETARTHFKQALGDRRFRSQARNALDVLDLLAQAEQESNAAI
- a CDS encoding TonB-dependent receptor yields the protein MMPRQTRVITFLVMTLLLLTTMAQTVLAANGRVAGQVQDSVNDINLMGVLVSADNGQTKTVTDRAGNYSINLATGEHSLTFSYLGYSNVTRQVTVAEGSTSSLDVDFGSEGMQMDEMVVSGQAVGQARALNQQKNAPNLQNIVASDAIGRFPDQNAAEALNRIPGVSIERDMGEGRFVIVRGIDPHLNSASIDGITLASAEDGTRAVLLDVIPTNVAGSLIVTKALTADMPADSIGGHIEIVSPSAYDRNERTIRGSVGGNYSDISDELTETGELTFGDVFGANDQFGALFSVSYDKREFGSDDVEADPWELNDDNEWVTEELQYREYDLTRERLGFTTNLEYKPNDNNSYFLRGLYSEFTDHEYRRRSIIKDMMMLPDTSSTGLIVGEDYEDDATELYPTTELQLKNREETQMNWALSVGGENEVDTWTIDYKAAYSYAEQDTPFDKQYLYETSDLNYTYSDADGDTPNITVNSGDMNDLSIYELDAIEDSEQLVEEEAWIFAANVKKELNTSFQSYLKTGIHVTLRNKTNDLEMTVYEDAPAALATLEGLTTGGRHENTDLPLIDDDVDDLFDSLKDDFGTIEYALEDSVAEDYETDENVYAGYIMGEADFGRFTLLPGVRVEYTDLECRGNAFDEDTETYSAQKKTNDYTNILPSLHSKVRFSDDLILYLAWTNTISRPQWDQMYYGKFTDDDGNIEIGNPDLDPYEAMNWDATLTYYMPDSLGMASIGVFYKDIDNFIYEQTADMGDYELTTFRNGDEGEVYGIELAYQQKLSFLPGALDGFSIEGNLTLSDSEVDVLPSEEGGEGRTVDMMRHSDTVGSVALSYEKYGFFVRLSGTYRSEYLDDLGEEKFEDRYIDDHFQVDLSTAYTFMDKYTLYANFINLTDEPLDAYYDQSGRNSQYEEYGWSARFGLKFNF
- the gdhA gene encoding NADP-specific glutamate dehydrogenase, with protein sequence MTPTFDEKIEPIYQEVLSRNPGETEFHQAVREVLESFGPVMVKHPEFRDQRIIERICEPERQIIFRVPWQDDNGQIHINRGFRVEFNSALGPYKGGLRFHPSVYLGIIKFLGFEQIFKNALTGLPIGGGKGGSDFDPKGKSDAEIMRFCQSFMTELARHIGEHTDVPAGDIGVGGREIGYLFGQYKRITNRWEAGVLTGKGLDWGGSLVRTEATGYGAAFFVEEMLKVRGDSLEGKTCVVSGSGNVAIYTIEKIHQLGGKVVACSDSGGYIYDEAGLDLEIIQQLKEIERRRIKDYLNYRKDAKYVEKGNIWEVPCQVAMPSATQNEINGKDATMLVKNGCIAVGEGANMPTTPEGVRVFLEAGIAYGPGKAANAGGVATSALEMQQNACRDSWTFEYTEERLQQIMCNIHQLCYETADEFGTPGNYVNGANIAGFIKVAKSMSALGLI